The following proteins come from a genomic window of Flavobacterium eburneipallidum:
- a CDS encoding lipid-binding protein yields the protein MKKIISKIAFVSILIAGLISCEDNGYEEYKKGNTPSVAMNGEWYIDISDESGDILVQHAMHKTFDANDGKMYINDAKLGWWLKGKLNVNPTDLTFNVTKEANLNDPGTTFTITEGKIIKNAAKSKTGVMVDSIYFVAEFSYDPGVKYIHAGHRRTGFLEDDF from the coding sequence ATGAAAAAAATAATATCTAAAATAGCGTTTGTATCTATACTTATTGCTGGCCTAATATCTTGTGAAGACAATGGCTATGAAGAATACAAAAAAGGTAACACTCCAAGTGTTGCAATGAATGGCGAGTGGTATATAGATATCAGTGATGAATCTGGAGACATTTTAGTACAACATGCCATGCATAAAACCTTTGATGCAAATGATGGAAAAATGTATATCAATGATGCAAAATTAGGATGGTGGTTAAAAGGAAAATTAAATGTAAATCCTACCGATTTGACATTTAATGTTACCAAAGAGGCAAATTTGAATGATCCTGGAACAACTTTCACAATTACTGAAGGGAAAATTATAAAAAATGCAGCAAAATCTAAAACAGGTGTTATGGTGGATAGCATCTACTTTGTTGCAGAATTTAGCTATGATCCTGGGGTAAAATACATCCACGCAGGACACAGAAGAACAGGATTTTTAGAAGATGATTTCTAA
- a CDS encoding rhomboid family intramembrane serine protease: MDDNQFKYSNSVIAIPLFFVWFLWFIYWLQIKFDFDFDENGIFPRTFSGLQGIIFSPFIHADIQHLYNNSIPLLILLAALRFFYAKQSFAVIGYGILFSGLITWIIGRDSYHIGASGLIYVLVSFIFFKGIQTKYYRLVALSLTVIVVYGGLIWYVFPKVEDKISWEGHLAGFITGFALSLFYKTPEYKKIIKYDWEHPDYDPMQDKFMQRFDENGNFVNLPVIEPDEEIQSYFSSNLPVNYEIVLNQKNESKP, translated from the coding sequence ATGGACGACAATCAATTCAAATATTCTAATTCTGTAATCGCCATACCGCTTTTTTTTGTTTGGTTTTTGTGGTTTATTTATTGGTTGCAAATCAAATTTGATTTTGATTTTGATGAAAACGGAATTTTTCCAAGAACATTTTCGGGTTTGCAGGGTATTATTTTCAGTCCTTTTATTCATGCAGATATTCAGCATCTTTATAATAATTCGATTCCATTATTGATTTTATTAGCAGCTTTGCGTTTTTTTTATGCCAAACAATCTTTTGCTGTTATTGGCTATGGGATTTTATTTTCAGGATTAATAACTTGGATAATAGGAAGAGATAGTTATCACATTGGAGCAAGTGGACTAATTTATGTTTTGGTTAGTTTTATTTTTTTCAAAGGAATTCAAACCAAATATTATCGATTAGTGGCTTTGTCACTTACTGTTATTGTGGTTTATGGTGGTTTGATTTGGTATGTATTCCCTAAGGTTGAAGATAAGATTTCTTGGGAAGGACATCTGGCAGGATTTATTACTGGTTTTGCACTTTCGTTATTTTACAAAACGCCCGAATATAAAAAAATAATCAAATACGATTGGGAACATCCTGATTATGATCCGATGCAAGATAAGTTTATGCAACGTTTTGACGAAAATGGTAATTTTGTGAATCTTCCAGTCATTGAACCAGATGAAGAAATACAATCCTATTTTTCTTCTAATCTTCCTGTGAATTACGAGATTGTCTTAAACCAAAAAAATGAATCAAAACCATAG
- a CDS encoding immunoglobulin-like domain-containing protein, with protein MKNIKKLCFLVLSITTLISCSNEPEIGSTITVYPIITVSGTNPFFVPLGTTYTDPGATAKAGSTTIPVTTVATGKYRGTKTLDTSKADEYLVTYTATNSDGFDANASRKVIVYKNGDLVNSIEGLYTCTISRNGVTPSDAYRNIKYIHIWKNTDGTYGVSDSFGGWYEYGRAIADSETPGGIINAVNISTNTFTFPGTLTNSYFGGSATITSLTVDAASKKVVLTCVWNTAAPVTVYTFVATLTQVQP; from the coding sequence ATGAAAAATATAAAAAAACTATGTTTTCTGGTTTTATCTATAACTACATTGATTTCGTGTAGTAACGAACCAGAAATAGGATCAACGATAACTGTATATCCCATTATCACTGTTTCTGGAACTAATCCTTTTTTTGTTCCACTAGGGACTACATATACAGACCCAGGCGCTACAGCAAAAGCTGGATCTACAACAATTCCAGTTACAACAGTTGCAACTGGAAAATACAGAGGAACTAAAACTTTAGATACTAGCAAAGCAGATGAATATTTAGTAACCTATACAGCTACAAATTCAGACGGTTTTGACGCTAACGCATCTAGAAAAGTAATTGTATATAAAAATGGAGATTTAGTAAATAGTATTGAAGGTCTTTATACTTGTACAATTAGCAGAAACGGAGTTACTCCAAGTGATGCTTACAGAAACATCAAATACATTCACATCTGGAAAAATACTGATGGCACATACGGAGTATCTGATTCTTTTGGAGGTTGGTATGAATATGGAAGAGCAATTGCTGATTCTGAAACACCCGGAGGTATAATAAATGCAGTAAATATTTCTACTAATACATTTACATTCCCAGGCACATTAACTAATTCATATTTTGGAGGTTCTGCCACAATTACAAGTTTAACAGTAGATGCTGCAAGCAAAAAAGTAGTACTTACTTGTGTATGGAATACAGCAGCCCCAGTTACTGTCTATACTTTTGTAGCAACACTAACTCAAGTTCAACCTTAA
- a CDS encoding SusD/RagB family nutrient-binding outer membrane lipoprotein → MKSINKLFLVLLTGILFSCENQLDINTDPNSPTEITPGLALSAAQASLITVTGGDFSNLGGFYAQYHTQAPTAGQYETIDQYNMDTSYANRTWTELYAGCINDLEFVITESNKTGDTGGVLIGTALKAYTFQLLVDVFGDVPYTEALQGVNNITPKTTEGSVIYLDLIAKIDAALASYKANPVTTSIGKQDNIYESDMDQWVKFANTLKLKMYLRMAYTSLANPTKVNTLLAENDFLESDAKFSNFGTGLNQRNPFYEVQMIFLGDVNNVASNSLFEFYNINEDPRLESVFRANSAGAYLSISQGSGDTFNNLASNYSRPNIKADTPVYLLTVAESNFLQAEALIRYGGGAGAKAKYEEGVKTSFETYGLSRALATPFLATGGVYEYISGSGIEATVRQVIIQKWASLAYINNMEAYIETTRTKFPEIVTKASANYALGNRIPSEISVLSGNTVPSILYYPDNETERNPNIKQHLNLTQKVWWDKK, encoded by the coding sequence ATGAAATCAATAAATAAACTATTTTTAGTGCTTTTAACAGGAATACTTTTTTCTTGCGAAAATCAGCTAGACATTAATACTGATCCCAATTCTCCAACTGAAATCACACCAGGTCTAGCACTTTCAGCAGCACAAGCCTCACTCATAACAGTTACAGGCGGAGATTTTTCTAACCTTGGAGGCTTTTATGCTCAATACCACACACAAGCACCTACAGCAGGTCAATACGAAACTATTGATCAATACAATATGGACACCTCTTATGCCAATAGAACTTGGACAGAACTGTATGCTGGTTGTATCAACGATTTAGAATTCGTAATTACTGAATCCAACAAAACTGGCGACACTGGTGGTGTACTTATTGGTACAGCTTTGAAAGCTTATACATTTCAACTTTTAGTAGATGTTTTTGGTGATGTTCCTTATACTGAAGCCCTACAAGGGGTAAATAACATTACACCTAAAACAACTGAAGGAAGTGTCATTTACTTGGATTTAATCGCTAAAATTGATGCAGCATTAGCAAGTTACAAAGCCAATCCTGTTACCACTTCAATAGGCAAACAAGACAATATTTACGAATCAGATATGGATCAGTGGGTAAAATTTGCAAATACACTAAAATTGAAAATGTATTTGAGAATGGCTTATACTTCTCTAGCTAATCCTACAAAAGTGAACACACTACTCGCTGAAAATGATTTTTTAGAATCTGATGCCAAATTTTCAAATTTTGGAACAGGATTGAATCAAAGAAATCCTTTTTACGAAGTACAAATGATTTTTTTGGGAGATGTAAACAATGTAGCTAGTAACTCCCTTTTTGAATTTTATAATATAAACGAAGACCCTAGATTAGAATCAGTATTTAGAGCAAATTCTGCAGGGGCTTATTTATCAATCTCTCAAGGATCAGGAGACACTTTCAATAATTTAGCTAGCAATTATTCTAGACCTAATATCAAAGCTGACACTCCAGTCTATTTATTGACAGTTGCTGAAAGTAACTTTCTACAAGCAGAAGCTTTAATTCGTTACGGAGGAGGAGCTGGTGCAAAAGCAAAATACGAAGAAGGTGTAAAAACTTCTTTTGAAACTTATGGCTTATCTAGAGCTTTAGCTACACCTTTTTTAGCCACAGGAGGTGTTTATGAATATATTTCTGGATCGGGTATCGAAGCGACTGTAAGACAAGTAATTATTCAAAAATGGGCTTCATTGGCATACATCAATAACATGGAAGCCTACATAGAAACTACAAGAACTAAATTTCCTGAAATAGTTACAAAAGCAAGTGCAAACTATGCTTTAGGAAATAGAATTCCATCTGAAATATCAGTACTTAGTGGAAACACAGTTCCAAGCATATTATACTACCCTGATAATGAAACTGAAAGAAATCCAAATATCAAACAACATTTGAATTTGACTCAAAAAGTATGGTGGGATAAAAAATAA
- the rlmB gene encoding 23S rRNA (guanosine(2251)-2'-O)-methyltransferase RlmB, translating into MEKEHLIFGIRAIIEAIQAGKEVDKVFIQKEISGELMKDLMKVMKRANINFSYVPVEKLNRLTPNNHQGAVASISPIGFIELEQLVDATVASGKVPLFLILDQISDARNFGAIIRTAECTGVNGIIVQKAGSAPVNGDTVKTSAGAVFNVPICKVEHIKDAIFYLQGSSIKTVAATEKTDQNIYDINLKEGVAIIMGSEDRGINPSVLKIVDEKAKLPMFGTIGSLNVSVACGAFLYEAVRQRV; encoded by the coding sequence ATGGAAAAAGAACATTTAATATTCGGAATACGGGCCATTATTGAGGCAATACAAGCAGGAAAGGAAGTAGATAAAGTATTTATACAGAAAGAAATATCAGGCGAATTAATGAAAGACTTAATGAAGGTAATGAAACGTGCTAACATTAACTTTTCTTATGTCCCGGTAGAAAAACTAAATCGATTAACTCCAAACAATCATCAAGGAGCCGTAGCCTCCATTTCTCCAATAGGTTTTATCGAATTAGAACAGTTAGTAGATGCTACCGTTGCTTCTGGAAAAGTACCTTTGTTCTTAATTTTAGATCAAATATCTGACGCACGTAATTTCGGTGCTATTATTAGAACCGCTGAATGTACCGGTGTAAACGGAATTATAGTTCAAAAAGCTGGTTCTGCTCCAGTTAATGGTGACACTGTAAAAACGTCAGCTGGTGCTGTATTTAATGTACCTATTTGTAAAGTAGAACACATTAAAGATGCTATTTTCTACCTACAAGGATCTAGCATAAAAACTGTTGCTGCTACCGAAAAAACAGACCAAAACATTTATGACATTAATTTAAAAGAAGGTGTTGCTATCATCATGGGATCAGAAGATAGAGGAATAAATCCTTCTGTACTGAAAATTGTAGACGAAAAAGCAAAACTTCCAATGTTTGGAACAATTGGTTCGCTAAATGTTTCTGTGGCTTGTGGTGCTTTTTTATACGAAGCAGTTAGACAAAGAGTCTAA